The Antarcticibacterium sp. 1MA-6-2 genome has a window encoding:
- a CDS encoding PepSY domain-containing protein, producing MKKKQKYGLRSFINDVHLWLGLGSGIILFAVCLSGTILTFEKEIKSLFAEELKVEAKHYSNGSRGSC from the coding sequence ATGAAGAAAAAACAGAAATACGGTCTCCGCAGTTTTATTAATGATGTGCACCTGTGGCTGGGCCTGGGAAGCGGAATAATACTTTTTGCGGTTTGCCTTAGCGGAACTATTCTCACTTTTGAAAAAGAGATCAAAAGCTTATTTGCTGAAGAATTAAAAGTAGAAGCTAAGCACTACAGTAATGGAAGTAGAGGCTCTTGCTGA
- a CDS encoding TonB-dependent siderophore receptor: protein MFSILITILLPANFELGVAREGAGESKAIGLVAQDVITFNSWLKTFFGLRYSSTEAITETETNRSDAINPLGGIVLSPFKNINFFASYTNSSYPRTASRLSENGEELGNERYDQLEAGIKTNWLDNRLRFNLTLFKINNRDINLPVYDENWVATGFYQKGGNDQRQGIEVELTGRVLQNLEVITGYSYIDAQYKEHTSYVYGSAPLNTPKHTFNVYSNYFFQGSLEGLSLGGGAYYTGERPINDWSAGPVTHEGIVPNQEPFYVDAYTMLNFQAGYKFNEHWSTRLLASNVLNTVGYNAYRTSYINQTDPRTFA from the coding sequence ATGTTTTCGATCTTAATAACAATCCTATTACCTGCAAACTTTGAACTGGGTGTTGCAAGAGAAGGAGCCGGGGAATCTAAAGCAATAGGTTTGGTGGCGCAGGATGTGATCACCTTTAATTCGTGGCTTAAAACCTTTTTCGGACTTCGCTACAGTTCTACAGAGGCTATTACCGAAACAGAAACAAACCGCAGCGATGCTATAAATCCTCTGGGAGGAATTGTGCTTTCTCCGTTTAAGAATATAAATTTCTTCGCCTCTTACACTAACAGTTCTTATCCCCGTACCGCCTCAAGGCTAAGTGAGAATGGAGAGGAGCTTGGCAATGAGCGATATGATCAACTGGAAGCGGGTATTAAAACAAACTGGCTGGATAACAGGCTTAGGTTTAACCTTACCTTATTTAAAATTAACAACAGGGATATTAATCTCCCTGTATATGACGAGAACTGGGTAGCTACAGGTTTCTATCAAAAAGGAGGGAACGATCAACGACAGGGAATTGAAGTAGAATTAACGGGCCGTGTTCTTCAAAATCTTGAGGTAATTACGGGGTATTCCTATATAGATGCGCAATACAAAGAGCATACTTCCTACGTGTATGGGTCGGCCCCGCTTAATACTCCAAAACATACATTTAATGTATACAGCAACTATTTCTTCCAGGGTAGTCTGGAAGGGCTTTCATTGGGAGGAGGAGCCTATTATACCGGGGAACGGCCAATCAACGACTGGAGCGCAGGTCCCGTAACTCACGAAGGTATTGTCCCTAATCAGGAACCTTTTTATGTAGATGCTTATACGATGCTTAATTTTCAGGCAGGTTATAAGTTTAATGAACACTGGAGCACCCGTTTGCTTGCAAGTAATGTTTTAAACACGGTAGGTTATAATGCTTACAGGACCAGCTATATAAATCAAACAGATCCACGTACTTTTGCTTAA
- a CDS encoding PepSY domain-containing protein, with translation MEVEALAESLRQEGEVSSVSIPSEAGQPYEFRVKTSPEDWRGTVFYVNPYTGEYQQTQESSLDGFFMWNFRLHRWLLLDTETGRPIVGIATIFFFFISLSGLVLWFPKKLKWRNMKAGFKIKTSANWKRINHDLHNTLGFYACIFLVVMTLTSLCWSFEWYREAGSAVIGTKIFNRGGGPGFTSNENISAEEERSVAEIYKISSTELAYSGTTMISFPSEESQLYSIRKYKEDNWSPVTSDQLVIDRDGKVLNKEIFSEKSTNVQIASLIKPIHTGEIFGTFSKIIYFLACLIATSLPITGTIIWWNKRTKKKKSNKGRSGKRKAILEVQ, from the coding sequence ATGGAAGTAGAGGCTCTTGCTGAAAGTCTGAGGCAGGAAGGAGAGGTAAGTTCTGTTAGTATTCCTTCTGAAGCTGGACAGCCTTACGAGTTTCGGGTGAAAACTTCTCCTGAAGACTGGCGCGGAACGGTTTTTTACGTCAATCCTTACACAGGAGAATATCAGCAAACGCAGGAGTCTTCGCTGGATGGGTTTTTTATGTGGAATTTCAGGCTACACCGCTGGCTTTTACTGGATACCGAAACCGGAAGACCCATCGTTGGGATCGCAACCATCTTCTTTTTCTTTATTTCCCTTAGCGGACTGGTTCTTTGGTTTCCGAAAAAGCTGAAGTGGAGGAATATGAAAGCCGGGTTTAAAATAAAAACTTCAGCAAACTGGAAGCGTATTAACCATGATCTTCACAACACCCTTGGGTTTTATGCCTGTATATTCCTGGTTGTGATGACCCTTACTAGCCTGTGCTGGAGTTTTGAGTGGTACCGTGAAGCCGGAAGTGCAGTAATAGGAACAAAGATCTTTAACAGAGGTGGAGGTCCCGGGTTCACTTCAAATGAAAATATTTCGGCGGAAGAAGAGAGGTCTGTTGCAGAAATCTATAAAATCAGTTCAACTGAATTAGCCTACAGCGGTACTACCATGATATCTTTTCCTTCAGAAGAATCCCAGCTTTACAGCATAAGAAAGTACAAAGAAGATAACTGGTCCCCCGTAACATCAGATCAGTTGGTAATTGACCGCGACGGAAAAGTTTTGAACAAAGAGATCTTCAGTGAAAAATCCACGAACGTGCAAATTGCTTCTCTCATTAAACCCATTCACACCGGGGAAATCTTTGGCACTTTCTCCAAGATCATCTACTTCCTCGCCTGCCTCATCGCCACCAGCCTTCCTATAACAGGAACAATAATCTGGTGGAACAAACGAACAAAGAAGAAGAAGTCCAATAAAGGAAGATCTGGCAAGCGGAAGGCGATATTAGAGGTACAGTAG